A genomic window from Halorubrum lacusprofundi ATCC 49239 includes:
- the gatD gene encoding Glu-tRNA(Gln) amidotransferase subunit GatD, which yields MQPGDRVRVDRGDVTNEGVLLPSTTHDHLVVKLDGGYNVGIDRDEADVEVLESGARDVDEGADAGGGEASEITFDGDLPTISLISTGGTIASTVDYRTGAVTAQFDAEDVLRAVPDLAGRANYRGRVVANILSENMEPPIWQELAEAVREEIAAGADGVVVMHGTDTMQYSASALSFMLDSPVPIVFTGSQRSADRPSSDNVMNAVCAVEAAKADHAETLVCMHASQSDDACALHRGTRVRKNHTSRRDAFETVGGAPLGRIDYEAAAEAGADGDAADAAIEWTRDPLPRGEDAGEDGASVDLEPDLDGDVELVKFTPGMDPAAWDYLDSKDGVVIEGTGLGHVHTDLIPRIEALIENGTVVAMTSQCLAGRVCDRVYDTGRDLLDAGVVEAGDTLPGTAKVKLMWALANLSDPAEAMGRDLAGELTEESQPWR from the coding sequence ATGCAACCGGGAGATCGCGTCCGCGTCGACCGCGGGGACGTCACGAACGAGGGCGTACTACTCCCCTCGACGACTCACGACCACCTCGTCGTCAAGCTCGACGGGGGGTACAACGTCGGTATCGACCGCGACGAAGCCGACGTGGAAGTGCTCGAATCCGGCGCCCGCGACGTCGACGAGGGCGCTGACGCGGGCGGTGGCGAGGCCTCCGAGATCACCTTCGACGGCGACCTGCCGACGATCTCGCTCATCTCTACCGGCGGCACCATCGCCTCCACCGTCGACTACCGGACCGGCGCGGTCACCGCCCAGTTCGACGCCGAGGACGTGCTGCGAGCCGTCCCCGATCTGGCCGGGCGCGCGAACTACCGCGGGCGCGTCGTCGCCAACATCCTCTCCGAGAACATGGAGCCGCCGATCTGGCAGGAGCTCGCCGAGGCCGTCCGCGAGGAGATCGCCGCCGGCGCCGACGGCGTCGTCGTGATGCACGGCACCGACACGATGCAGTACTCCGCGTCCGCGCTCTCGTTCATGCTCGACTCGCCGGTTCCGATCGTGTTCACCGGGAGCCAACGCTCGGCGGATCGGCCCTCCTCCGACAACGTGATGAACGCGGTCTGTGCCGTCGAGGCCGCGAAGGCCGACCACGCCGAGACGCTCGTCTGCATGCACGCGAGCCAGTCTGACGACGCCTGCGCGCTCCACCGCGGCACCCGCGTCCGGAAGAACCACACCTCCCGGCGCGACGCCTTCGAGACGGTCGGCGGCGCACCACTCGGCCGCATCGACTACGAGGCCGCGGCCGAGGCGGGCGCCGACGGCGACGCGGCCGACGCCGCCATCGAGTGGACCCGCGATCCGCTCCCGCGGGGGGAGGACGCGGGCGAAGACGGCGCCAGCGTCGACCTCGAACCCGACCTCGACGGCGACGTGGAACTGGTGAAGTTCACGCCCGGCATGGACCCGGCCGCGTGGGACTATCTCGACAGCAAGGACGGCGTCGTGATCGAGGGAACCGGACTCGGCCACGTTCACACCGACCTCATCCCGCGGATCGAGGCGCTGATCGAGAACGGGACCGTCGTCGCGATGACGAGCCAGTGTCTCGCCGGCCGCGTCTGCGACCGGGTGTACGACACCGGCCGCGATCTGCTCGACGCCGGCGTCGTCGAGGCGGGCGACACCCTCCCCGGCACCGCGAAGGTGAAGCTGATGTGGGCGCTCGCGAACCTGTCCGACCCCGCCGAGGCGATGGGGCGCGACCTCGCCGGCGAGCTGACCGAGGAGTCACAGCCCTGGCGATGA
- the deoC gene encoding deoxyribose-phosphate aldolase encodes MDRDEFAASIDHTVLGPETTWGDVETILNEAADHGMNACIPPCYLPEAADYENAPKTIATVVGFPHGQHAPGVKRDEAVTAWDDGADEIDLVINVGRLKAGEDDAVAAEISDVVAAVPVPVKVIIETALLSDDEKRRACEAAVEADADMVKTSTGFADGGATIRDVELMSEYLPVKASGGVGSYEEATAMLDAGAVRIGASSGVAIVEGHPGDGD; translated from the coding sequence ATGGACCGCGACGAGTTCGCCGCCAGCATCGACCACACCGTACTCGGCCCGGAGACGACGTGGGGAGACGTCGAGACCATCCTCAACGAGGCCGCCGACCACGGGATGAACGCCTGTATTCCGCCCTGTTACCTCCCCGAGGCGGCCGACTACGAGAACGCCCCGAAGACGATCGCGACCGTGGTCGGGTTCCCGCACGGCCAGCACGCCCCCGGGGTGAAACGCGACGAGGCGGTCACCGCGTGGGACGACGGCGCCGACGAGATCGATCTGGTGATCAACGTCGGTCGGCTGAAGGCTGGCGAGGACGACGCGGTCGCGGCCGAGATTTCGGACGTGGTCGCCGCGGTGCCGGTTCCGGTGAAGGTGATCATTGAGACCGCGCTCCTGAGCGACGACGAGAAGCGCCGCGCCTGCGAGGCCGCCGTCGAGGCCGACGCCGACATGGTGAAGACCTCCACGGGGTTCGCCGACGGCGGCGCGACTATCCGAGATGTGGAGCTGATGAGCGAATACCTCCCGGTGAAGGCCTCCGGCGGCGTCGGCTCCTACGAGGAAGCGACCGCCATGCTCGACGCCGGCGCAGTCCGAATCGGCGCCTCTTCCGGCGTCGCCATCGTTGAGGGACACCCCGGGGACGGGGACTAA
- a CDS encoding methyl-accepting chemotaxis protein, with amino-acid sequence MEAARAGEAGEGFAVVANEVKDLAEETQAAAAEIESQIATVRETNARIDEGAGIVREASSSLEAVVVARGRRRRGRGNEPRRPRDKRGRRGPSAVDPARGRGRRGCRSGERGSRNWLRTGVRGLRGRRRQRRD; translated from the coding sequence ATCGAGGCCGCCCGCGCGGGCGAGGCCGGCGAGGGGTTCGCGGTCGTCGCGAACGAAGTCAAGGATCTCGCGGAGGAAACGCAGGCGGCCGCCGCCGAGATCGAGTCGCAGATCGCGACCGTCCGCGAGACGAACGCGCGGATCGACGAGGGGGCCGGCATCGTTCGCGAGGCGTCGTCGTCGCTCGAGGCCGTCGTCGTCGCTCGAGGCCGTCGTCGACGCGGTCGAGGAAACGAACCACGGCGTCCAAGAGATAAGCGAGGCCGCCGAGGACCAAGCGCGGTCGACCCAGCGCGCGGTCGAGGGCGTCGAGGATGTCGCAGCGGTGAGCGGGGAAGTCGCAACTGGCTCCGAACAGGTGTCCGCGGCCTTCGAGGTCGACGTCGACAGCGACGAGATTGA
- a CDS encoding helix-turn-helix domain-containing protein: protein MPDSLSEQLQSDMQCEGLLECFHGLKPLDRECFRVLVESDEPMTIDAVAEAVDRERSTAYRSVQRLLQTGFITKEQINYDQGGYYHVYSPTDPEKITDEMQRMLNDWYAKMGQLIQEFEEKYDRSETESATVSS, encoded by the coding sequence ATGCCGGATTCCTTGTCCGAACAGCTCCAGAGCGACATGCAGTGTGAGGGGCTACTCGAGTGTTTCCACGGACTCAAGCCGCTCGATCGCGAGTGTTTCAGGGTGCTCGTCGAGAGCGACGAACCCATGACCATCGACGCGGTCGCCGAGGCGGTCGATCGTGAGCGCTCGACCGCCTACCGGTCGGTTCAACGGCTGCTCCAGACCGGTTTCATTACCAAAGAGCAGATCAACTACGATCAGGGCGGCTACTACCACGTCTACTCGCCGACCGACCCCGAGAAGATCACCGACGAGATGCAGCGCATGCTCAACGACTGGTACGCGAAGATGGGACAGCTCATTCAAGAGTTCGAAGAGAAGTACGACCGGTCGGAGACCGAGTCCGCGACCGTGTCCAGCTGA
- a CDS encoding universal stress protein yields the protein MTGGSTPLGESPPSAKSAVIATDLSAASKTMIESETGLSCLDRIGVDRIHLVTVVPSNVHSGMPGMNFQKRRKEALRAYRSTIENAGFEVETHVVRGTPHRRINGIAESIAADLILVGSRGKSPLENRVIGSTARNLARTTVVPLLVDRIERGVDDPDPIRRHLFKRTLFATDFSENAERAFQAFEYLRHATEEVTLVHVESPKDDAGGEADPDERLADLADRLGDWGLDARTEVRRGDPAKEILAAETEYDPSTLLVGSRGRSRLRRLLLGSVSEEVVARATGNVFLVPPPRTA from the coding sequence ATGACCGGCGGCTCTACGCCGCTCGGTGAATCGCCCCCGAGCGCGAAGTCCGCGGTGATCGCGACGGACCTTTCCGCGGCGAGCAAGACGATGATCGAGTCCGAGACGGGGCTCTCCTGTCTCGACCGGATCGGCGTCGATCGGATTCACCTCGTGACGGTCGTCCCCTCGAACGTCCACTCGGGGATGCCGGGAATGAACTTCCAGAAACGCCGGAAAGAGGCGCTTCGAGCGTATCGATCGACGATCGAGAACGCCGGGTTCGAGGTCGAAACCCACGTCGTCCGCGGGACGCCCCACCGCCGGATCAACGGGATCGCCGAGTCGATCGCTGCCGACCTCATCTTGGTCGGCTCCCGCGGGAAGAGTCCGCTCGAAAATCGCGTGATCGGGTCGACTGCGCGTAATCTCGCCCGCACGACCGTCGTCCCGCTGCTCGTCGACCGCATCGAGCGCGGCGTCGACGACCCGGACCCGATCCGACGCCACCTATTTAAACGGACGCTGTTCGCGACGGACTTCTCGGAGAACGCCGAGCGCGCCTTTCAGGCGTTCGAGTACCTGCGACACGCGACCGAGGAGGTGACGCTCGTCCACGTCGAGTCGCCGAAAGACGACGCGGGCGGCGAAGCCGACCCCGACGAGCGCCTCGCCGACCTCGCCGACCGACTCGGCGACTGGGGGCTCGACGCTCGCACCGAGGTGCGGCGCGGCGATCCCGCCAAGGAGATCCTCGCTGCTGAGACGGAGTACGACCCGAGTACCCTGCTCGTCGGCTCTCGCGGGCGCAGCCGGCTCCGACGGCTCCTGTTGGGGAGCGTCTCCGAGGAGGTCGTTGCCCGCGCGACCGGGAACGTCTTTCTCGTGCCGCCGCCGCGCACGGCGTAA
- a CDS encoding ABC transporter ATP-binding protein — protein MAGVNDGSMAETDTDGDAERAVEESGVAVDRIGKTYEGNGDGNPVRALDDVSFAVDEGEFVCLVGPSGCGKTTLFRIIAGLAEATDGEVRLAGTPVTGPTTDMGVVFQEYHLFPWLTVEENVGFGLERSDRSEAEQAERVDEMLDLVGLTEFRDSHPKSLSGGMKQRVAIARSLAVDPELLLMDEPFGAVDAQTREMLQRELLDVWGSTGKTVLFVTHDVAEAVTLADRIVVMAAEPGRVAELVDVDVPRPRERGDPAFGEHVARVRELIGAGP, from the coding sequence GTGGCGGGCGTGAACGACGGGTCGATGGCCGAGACCGATACGGACGGAGACGCCGAGCGCGCCGTCGAGGAGTCCGGCGTCGCCGTCGACCGCATCGGGAAGACGTACGAGGGCAACGGCGACGGTAATCCCGTCCGCGCGCTCGACGACGTCTCCTTCGCGGTCGACGAGGGGGAGTTCGTCTGTCTCGTCGGCCCCTCCGGCTGCGGGAAGACGACGCTGTTCCGGATCATCGCCGGACTCGCGGAGGCCACCGACGGCGAGGTCCGCCTCGCCGGCACCCCGGTCACCGGGCCGACGACGGACATGGGCGTCGTCTTCCAGGAGTACCACCTGTTCCCGTGGCTCACGGTCGAGGAGAACGTCGGCTTCGGGCTCGAACGGAGCGACCGCTCCGAGGCGGAGCAGGCAGAGCGGGTCGACGAGATGCTCGACCTCGTCGGGCTCACCGAGTTCCGCGACTCGCACCCGAAGTCGCTCTCGGGCGGGATGAAACAGCGCGTCGCCATCGCGCGGTCGCTCGCGGTCGACCCCGAACTACTCTTAATGGACGAGCCGTTTGGCGCGGTCGACGCCCAGACCCGGGAGATGCTGCAGCGCGAGCTGCTCGACGTGTGGGGGTCGACCGGCAAGACCGTCCTGTTCGTCACGCACGACGTGGCCGAGGCGGTGACGCTCGCAGACCGGATCGTCGTGATGGCGGCCGAACCCGGTCGCGTCGCCGAGCTCGTCGATGTCGACGTGCCGCGACCGCGCGAGCGCGGCGACCCCGCTTTCGGCGAGCATGTCGCCCGCGTGCGGGAGCTGATCGGCGCGGGGCCCTAA
- a CDS encoding ABC transporter permease, which translates to MATDTGREFDGDELRSGLGLDDPRRLLRGLAGVVGFVVVWHLISLTQAAYVLPSPVAVGDAFAEEFASGTMTTALWSSIRHWIPGTVVGTGLGVAAGVAFSWSGLLDDVTAPLVRTLRPVPPLALIGFAIAWFGINHAGAAFIIAVGAFWINFYASYGAVEGVSEDLLDVGRTLGVRGDLDMVRSIVLPASMPGITTGIRTGLGRCWMLVVASEIFGVPGVGREILRASNNLLVDKVIAYILVLSLMFLLVDVAFRAVQRRVLVWRA; encoded by the coding sequence ATGGCCACCGACACCGGACGGGAGTTCGACGGGGACGAACTGCGCAGCGGCCTCGGCCTCGACGATCCCCGGCGGCTCCTCCGCGGACTCGCCGGCGTCGTCGGGTTCGTGGTCGTGTGGCACCTGATATCGCTCACGCAGGCGGCGTACGTGTTGCCGTCGCCGGTGGCGGTCGGGGACGCGTTCGCCGAGGAGTTCGCCTCCGGGACGATGACGACCGCGCTGTGGTCGAGCATCCGCCACTGGATACCCGGAACCGTCGTCGGCACCGGGCTCGGCGTCGCCGCCGGGGTCGCCTTCTCGTGGAGCGGCCTCCTCGACGACGTGACCGCCCCGCTCGTCCGGACGCTCCGACCGGTGCCGCCGCTCGCGCTGATCGGGTTCGCTATCGCGTGGTTCGGTATCAACCACGCCGGCGCGGCCTTTATCATCGCCGTCGGCGCGTTCTGGATCAACTTCTACGCGTCGTACGGCGCCGTCGAAGGGGTCTCCGAGGACTTACTCGACGTGGGCCGGACGCTCGGCGTGCGCGGCGACCTCGACATGGTCCGATCGATCGTCCTCCCGGCGTCGATGCCGGGGATCACGACCGGGATCCGCACCGGGCTCGGACGCTGCTGGATGCTCGTCGTCGCCTCCGAGATATTCGGCGTGCCCGGCGTCGGCCGCGAGATCCTGCGCGCGAGCAACAACCTCCTCGTCGACAAGGTGATCGCGTACATCCTCGTGTTGAGCCTGATGTTCCTCCTCGTCGACGTGGCGTTCCGCGCGGTCCAACGGAGGGTGTTAGTGTGGCGGGCGTGA
- a CDS encoding ABC transporter substrate-binding protein has product MYERNAGASRRSFLAAAGGAATVGLAGCLGGDDGGLNELTVAHMPIYPDLQWYVMEGEGYFSEIDAEITGREFTDGPSIVQAIGGGDIDVAMFGIVPAMIVIDRDIPAQVTAANIREPMGIMAEESFHETFEAEGGDAFATWAEENGGPFRFGTFPQGSVPDVLLRYWLQEIGVDPESNENVEIIEINGASAVWQAIANDEIDGTSIMEPVPTIAQEEGSSVTMLRTAAQILPGQPAAVTLMSDAVRDSPLAVQFVEQHVRATDFIDENPDATAGHVESGIGMPADRARRALDSPLSNFVTDPREITEATPVFSEFAANNGQIDEQLSNEAIFDFEVYDSL; this is encoded by the coding sequence ATGTACGAGCGAAACGCGGGAGCCTCGCGACGGTCCTTTCTTGCGGCCGCGGGCGGAGCGGCCACGGTCGGTCTCGCCGGCTGTCTCGGCGGCGACGACGGCGGACTCAACGAACTGACGGTCGCACACATGCCGATCTACCCCGACCTCCAGTGGTACGTGATGGAGGGCGAGGGCTACTTCTCCGAGATCGACGCCGAGATCACCGGCCGAGAGTTCACCGACGGCCCGTCGATCGTGCAGGCGATCGGCGGCGGCGACATCGACGTCGCCATGTTCGGGATCGTGCCGGCGATGATCGTCATCGACCGCGACATCCCCGCGCAGGTGACCGCGGCGAACATCCGCGAACCGATGGGGATCATGGCCGAGGAGTCGTTCCACGAGACCTTCGAGGCGGAGGGCGGCGACGCGTTCGCGACGTGGGCCGAGGAGAACGGCGGGCCCTTCCGGTTCGGCACCTTCCCGCAGGGCAGCGTCCCGGACGTGCTGCTCCGCTACTGGCTCCAGGAGATCGGCGTCGACCCCGAGTCGAACGAGAACGTCGAGATAATCGAGATCAACGGCGCGAGCGCCGTCTGGCAGGCGATCGCCAACGACGAGATCGACGGCACCTCGATCATGGAGCCGGTGCCAACGATCGCCCAAGAGGAGGGCTCGTCCGTCACGATGCTCCGGACGGCCGCGCAGATCCTCCCCGGCCAGCCCGCGGCGGTCACCCTGATGAGCGACGCGGTCCGCGACTCTCCGCTCGCCGTGCAGTTCGTCGAGCAGCACGTCCGTGCCACCGACTTCATCGACGAGAACCCGGACGCGACCGCCGGGCACGTCGAGTCGGGGATCGGGATGCCGGCTGACCGCGCCCGCCGGGCGCTCGACTCGCCGCTGTCGAACTTCGTCACTGACCCCCGCGAGATCACCGAGGCGACCCCGGTCTTCTCGGAGTTCGCGGCGAACAACGGACAGATCGACGAACAGCTGTCGAACGAGGCGATCTTCGACTTCGAGGTGTACGACTCGCTCTGA
- a CDS encoding 1,4-dihydroxy-2-naphthoyl-CoA synthase → MVSDIFDPDAWEPVTDEFDDITYHRGVDVPVVRIAFDRPEVRNAFRPGTVDELYAALDHARKQADVGCVLLTGNGPSEKDGGWAFCSGGDQSVRGGSGYEYRDDDEAGDEDDPLVKEARAGRLHVLEVQRLIRFMPKPVVAVVPGWAVGGGHSLHVICDLTLASEEHAKFLQTDPDVASFDGGFGSAYLAKQIGQKKAREVFFRGKTYSAEEAADMGMVNEAIPHEELEEVAIEWADEMTKKSPTAMRMLKYAFNMTDDGMVGQQVFAGEATRLAYMTDEAQEGRDAFLEKRDPEFRDYPWHY, encoded by the coding sequence ATGGTCTCGGATATCTTCGACCCCGATGCGTGGGAGCCGGTCACCGACGAGTTCGACGACATCACCTATCACCGCGGCGTCGACGTGCCGGTCGTCCGGATTGCGTTCGACCGCCCGGAGGTCCGGAACGCGTTCCGCCCGGGCACCGTCGACGAGCTGTACGCCGCGCTCGACCACGCGCGCAAGCAGGCCGACGTTGGCTGCGTGCTGCTCACCGGCAACGGCCCCTCGGAGAAGGACGGCGGCTGGGCATTCTGCTCCGGCGGCGACCAGTCGGTGCGCGGCGGCTCCGGCTACGAGTACCGTGACGACGACGAGGCGGGCGACGAGGACGACCCGCTCGTCAAGGAAGCCCGGGCGGGTCGACTCCACGTCCTCGAAGTCCAACGGCTGATCCGGTTCATGCCCAAGCCCGTCGTCGCGGTCGTCCCCGGCTGGGCGGTCGGCGGCGGCCACTCGCTGCACGTGATCTGTGACCTCACGCTCGCCAGCGAGGAGCACGCGAAGTTCCTCCAGACCGATCCCGACGTGGCCTCCTTCGACGGCGGGTTCGGCTCCGCGTACCTCGCGAAGCAGATCGGCCAGAAGAAGGCCCGCGAGGTGTTCTTCCGCGGGAAGACCTACTCAGCCGAAGAGGCCGCAGACATGGGGATGGTCAACGAGGCGATTCCCCACGAGGAACTGGAGGAGGTCGCGATCGAGTGGGCCGACGAAATGACGAAGAAGTCGCCGACCGCGATGCGGATGCTGAAGTACGCGTTCAACATGACCGACGACGGGATGGTCGGCCAACAGGTATTCGCGGGCGAGGCCACCCGCTTGGCGTACATGACCGACGAGGCGCAGGAAGGCCGCGACGCGTTCTTGGAGAAGCGGGACCCCGAATTTCGCGACTACCCGTGGCACTACTGA
- the thiL gene encoding thiamine-phosphate kinase, with protein sequence MNERDALRALTADLPHAGDDAAVVDDTVITTDMLHERTDFPPGTTRYTAGWRVVGASLSDVAAMGAAATAAVAVYADAAFDEGDLDRFVAGAIDVCEAVDAEYVGGDLDTHDEFTTASTAIGDVTDAGVVTRSGARPGDALCVTGEWGRSAAALRLFKRGDDEAVERANDLFRFTPRVADGLALADRATAMMDSSDGLARSLHQLAEASGVGFELDPDRVPVHPAVDAVADDPAERFELAAHFGEDFELVCTLPDDAVEPVSETCPGGLTRVGRVVDAADGVTADGDPLPDRGYTHG encoded by the coding sequence GTGAACGAGCGAGATGCGCTTCGGGCGCTCACGGCCGATCTCCCGCACGCTGGCGACGACGCCGCCGTCGTGGACGACACCGTGATCACGACCGACATGCTCCACGAGCGGACCGACTTCCCGCCCGGGACGACGCGGTACACCGCCGGGTGGCGCGTGGTCGGCGCGTCGCTCTCGGACGTGGCGGCGATGGGCGCGGCGGCGACCGCCGCGGTCGCGGTCTACGCCGATGCCGCCTTCGACGAGGGGGACCTCGACCGATTCGTCGCCGGCGCGATCGATGTCTGCGAGGCGGTCGACGCCGAGTACGTCGGCGGCGACCTCGACACCCACGACGAGTTCACCACGGCCTCGACCGCGATCGGCGACGTGACCGACGCGGGCGTCGTCACGCGGTCGGGCGCGCGCCCCGGCGACGCGCTCTGCGTCACCGGCGAGTGGGGGCGCTCCGCGGCCGCGCTCCGGCTGTTTAAAAGGGGCGACGACGAGGCGGTCGAGCGCGCCAACGACCTGTTCCGGTTCACGCCACGCGTCGCCGACGGGCTGGCGCTCGCGGATCGGGCGACCGCGATGATGGACTCCTCGGACGGGCTCGCGCGCTCACTCCACCAGCTCGCGGAGGCGAGCGGGGTCGGGTTCGAACTCGATCCCGACCGCGTTCCCGTTCACCCCGCCGTCGACGCGGTCGCCGACGATCCGGCCGAGCGGTTCGAACTGGCCGCACACTTCGGTGAGGACTTCGAGCTCGTCTGTACCCTCCCCGACGACGCGGTCGAGCCCGTCAGCGAGACGTGTCCGGGCGGGCTGACCCGCGTGGGGAGAGTCGTCGACGCCGCGGACGGGGTGACCGCCGACGGCGACCCGCTTCCCGACCGTGGGTACACGCACGGGTAA
- a CDS encoding isocitrate lyase/PEP mutase family protein, which translates to MYPNELDDDVFTKDIDNPAGRRLRELFEEQDYTFAPGIYHALDARLAEMAGLDAAYMSGYSTVLGQFGFPDLEMVTMSEMVENAKRMVEATNLPVIADCDTGYGGTHNVRRAVREYEKAGVAAIHIEDQTTPKRCGHIAGKEVVSQEQARSRFEAAVDAKQSEDTVIIARIDSYGSANGDWEDHLERGRIYADAGVDLVWPEMPDPSREDAIEYAETIHETHPDLDLAFNYSSSFEWGAQEDPLTFEELGDLGYQYIFITLYGLHSGAHAAYEDFANIAENDEEAQFDLEERYIGHETESHHELSFVPRYQDIEAQFDPDASRRHEESAGFTDEESDPITTESNDDD; encoded by the coding sequence ATGTATCCCAACGAACTCGACGACGACGTCTTCACGAAAGATATCGATAACCCCGCCGGCCGCCGGCTCCGCGAGCTGTTCGAGGAGCAGGACTACACGTTCGCGCCCGGGATCTACCACGCGCTCGACGCCCGCCTCGCGGAGATGGCCGGGCTCGACGCCGCCTACATGAGCGGCTACTCGACCGTCCTCGGCCAGTTCGGCTTCCCAGACCTGGAGATGGTCACGATGTCGGAGATGGTCGAGAACGCGAAGCGCATGGTCGAGGCGACGAACCTCCCGGTTATCGCCGACTGCGACACCGGCTACGGCGGCACCCACAACGTCCGCCGGGCAGTTCGCGAGTACGAGAAGGCCGGTGTCGCCGCGATCCACATCGAGGACCAGACGACGCCCAAGCGCTGCGGCCACATCGCCGGGAAGGAGGTCGTCTCCCAGGAGCAGGCGCGCTCGCGCTTCGAGGCCGCCGTCGACGCCAAGCAGAGCGAAGACACCGTCATCATCGCTCGCATCGACTCGTACGGCTCCGCCAACGGCGACTGGGAGGACCACCTCGAACGCGGCCGGATCTACGCCGACGCCGGCGTCGACCTCGTCTGGCCGGAGATGCCCGACCCGTCGCGCGAGGACGCGATCGAGTACGCCGAGACGATCCACGAGACCCACCCCGATCTGGATCTCGCCTTCAACTACTCCTCCTCGTTCGAGTGGGGCGCACAGGAGGACCCGCTCACCTTCGAGGAGCTGGGCGATCTGGGCTACCAGTACATCTTCATCACGCTGTACGGGCTCCACTCGGGCGCGCACGCCGCCTACGAGGACTTCGCGAACATCGCCGAAAACGACGAGGAGGCGCAGTTCGACCTCGAAGAGCGGTACATCGGCCACGAGACCGAGAGCCACCACGAGCTCTCCTTCGTCCCGCGGTACCAGGACATCGAGGCCCAGTTCGACCCCGACGCCAGCCGGCGCCACGAGGAGTCGGCCGGCTTCACCGACGAGGAGAGCGACCCGATCACCACCGAGAGCAACGACGACGACTGA
- a CDS encoding CaiB/BaiF CoA transferase family protein, translating into MVGEARDPDGDTGPLDGLTVLDASRVLVGPFCTMQLGDLGAEVIKIERPGEGDQTRTWRPPAFGEGDGAQSAYYASVNRNKRSVELNLAGEAGRAVFRDLAREADVVVENFRVGKMAEWDLDYPDLAAENPELIYCGISGYGEWGPDRDKPAYDIMMQARGGFMSITGVDGGPPVRIGVALADIGAGMYATQAILAALLERELGDGTGQKIDVSLLDGQAAWTSYMAANYFASGEPPGRMGSKHPNIAPYQAFETRDGYVVVACASDAFWPRLCEALDRPDLLADDRFGTNEKRVRNRDALDPELDAAFADLTTQDALDRLDEHGVPASPVRDMAEVFDDPQLAARNMIAEFDHPTAGPMRVPGSPMHFSRTPTTVRQHPPSLGEHTEAVLREYGYGDGDLNELKKRGAIPNR; encoded by the coding sequence GTGGTCGGTGAGGCGCGCGACCCCGACGGCGACACGGGACCGCTCGACGGACTCACCGTGCTCGACGCCTCGCGGGTGCTCGTGGGGCCGTTCTGCACCATGCAGCTCGGCGACCTCGGTGCCGAGGTGATAAAGATCGAGCGCCCGGGCGAGGGCGACCAGACGCGGACGTGGCGTCCGCCCGCCTTCGGCGAGGGCGACGGCGCCCAGAGCGCCTACTACGCCAGCGTCAACCGCAACAAGCGCTCCGTCGAGCTGAACCTCGCGGGCGAGGCCGGGCGAGCGGTGTTCCGCGACCTTGCGCGCGAGGCGGACGTGGTCGTCGAGAATTTCCGGGTCGGGAAGATGGCCGAGTGGGACCTCGACTACCCCGACCTCGCCGCGGAGAACCCCGAGCTGATCTACTGTGGCATCTCCGGGTACGGCGAGTGGGGTCCGGACCGCGACAAGCCCGCCTACGACATCATGATGCAGGCGCGCGGCGGGTTCATGTCGATCACGGGTGTCGATGGCGGCCCCCCGGTCAGGATCGGCGTCGCGCTCGCCGACATCGGCGCCGGGATGTACGCGACGCAGGCGATCCTCGCGGCCCTCTTAGAACGCGAACTCGGCGACGGGACGGGCCAGAAGATCGACGTGAGCCTGCTCGACGGGCAGGCTGCATGGACCAGCTACATGGCGGCGAACTACTTCGCGAGCGGCGAGCCGCCGGGACGGATGGGGAGCAAACACCCGAACATCGCTCCGTATCAGGCGTTCGAGACGCGCGACGGGTACGTCGTCGTCGCCTGCGCGTCCGACGCGTTCTGGCCGCGGCTCTGTGAGGCGCTCGACCGCCCCGACCTGCTGGCCGACGACCGGTTCGGGACCAACGAGAAGCGCGTGCGCAACCGGGACGCGCTCGACCCCGAACTCGACGCCGCGTTCGCCGATCTGACGACGCAGGACGCCCTCGATCGGCTCGATGAGCACGGCGTCCCCGCGAGTCCCGTCCGCGACATGGCGGAGGTGTTCGACGACCCGCAACTGGCCGCGCGGAACATGATCGCCGAGTTCGATCACCCGACCGCCGGACCGATGCGGGTGCCGGGGTCGCCGATGCACTTCTCGCGGACGCCGACGACGGTCCGACAGCATCCGCCGTCGCTCGGCGAGCACACGGAGGCGGTCCTCAGAGAGTACGGCTACGGCGACGGCGATCTCAACGAGCTGAAAAAACGGGGCGCGATCCCGAACCGGTGA